The Acinetobacter sp. WCHA45 DNA window TTCTTACAGGGAATTGGCCTTACGGTCATTTCGGCAGTGGGTTATGCTGCAATTCAGGAAACATTTGAGGAACGTGATGCCATTAAAGTGATGGCATTAATGGCCAATATCTCATTGCTTGCGCCATTACTTGGGCCTGTTCTTGGTGCATTTCTGATTGATTATGTCTCTTGGCATTGGGGTTTTGTTGCGATTGCAATCCTTTCATTCCTGAGTTGGTTTGGTCTAAATAAATTTATGCCAGCAACCCCAGAGCGTCGAGCGAGACAACCTTTTATTTATATTTTTGATGATTTTAAAAAAGTATTCACCAATCGCCGTTTCTTAGGGTTAAGCATTGCTTTACCTTTGGTTGGGATGCCATTAATGCTGTGGATTGCGCTGTCACCCATCATCTTGGTCGATGAGTTAAAGCTCAGTAGTGTGCAATATGGTTTAGCGCAATTTCCTGTATTTTTCGGGCTTATTGCGGGAAATATTATTCTGATTAAGATTATTGATTGTTTTCCTCTAGGTAAAACGATTTTGATGGGTCTACCCATTATGTTGCTCGGAACCTTATTTCTGGTATTAGGTGTGATTTGGCAAACTTATCTAGTGCCGTGTTTATTGATCGGTATGACCTTAATAAGCTTAGGAGAGGGGATTAGTTTTTCAGTTTTATATCGTTTTGCATTAATGTCTTCAGAAGTATCCAAAGGGACAGTCGCTGCGGCTGTTTCAATGCTATTGATGATGAGTTTCTTTGTGATTATAGAATTGGTGCGTGTACTTTATACGCATTTCCATATTTGGGCTTTTGCATTAGCGAGTGTCAGTTTGATCGGTTTTTGGTTTATGCAACCAAGAGCTGTGCTCAAACAAGTGATGCAAGAACGTAAAGCCGAGGGGATCAATTAGTGAATAATATGCTGAACCAATAGTGTAGTCATTTGTAGCTGCATAAAATATCCACGAAACTGTGGATATCTTTTTAGATACCCACAGTGCCTAAAATACTTTTTACTTAATCACACCACAGGCAACCCGATCTCCGCCACCGCCCAAAGGCTTAGGTGAATCTGAATAGTTATCGCCACCTGCGTGAATCATGATTGCCCGACCCTGAATATCGGTAAGTTTCAGGCGTGGGGCAAGCACAGGCGTTGTTGCAAAACCCTTGTCATTCACGGTTA harbors:
- a CDS encoding MFS transporter, giving the protein MTNNQSMTLNRITLMFPLALVLFEFSVYIGNDLIQPAMLAITEQFGVSATWAPSSMSFYLLGGASVAWLLGPLSDRLGRKKVLLAGVAFFTICCLLILLTQNIQQFLTLRFLQGIGLTVISAVGYAAIQETFEERDAIKVMALMANISLLAPLLGPVLGAFLIDYVSWHWGFVAIAILSFLSWFGLNKFMPATPERRARQPFIYIFDDFKKVFTNRRFLGLSIALPLVGMPLMLWIALSPIILVDELKLSSVQYGLAQFPVFFGLIAGNIILIKIIDCFPLGKTILMGLPIMLLGTLFLVLGVIWQTYLVPCLLIGMTLISLGEGISFSVLYRFALMSSEVSKGTVAAAVSMLLMMSFFVIIELVRVLYTHFHIWAFALASVSLIGFWFMQPRAVLKQVMQERKAEGIN